In Lactococcus garvieae subsp. garvieae, the following proteins share a genomic window:
- a CDS encoding TDT family transporter: MKQVFLNFLKKIPIPICGLILGMVSLGNLLYSKGFTFLGNIFDLVGLFFMFLIMLKLIFTMRHLLEALKDPIVGSVSPTFTMAWMVICVFLNRIFPHSSLVYFIWLCAIFLHFLLMAYFVALHILPQKVGMVHVYPSWFITFVGLGVIPNTATVFNIEIGRIVLWPALLFYFILLPIITHRIFIFKKMHESTLPLITILTAPGSLCLAAYLTVTESKSNLFVLCLFLLSQLIYLATVVLVIPLLRLPFYPSYAAFTFPLVISATAVHLMAQSYPAFTALLTPLSVIELVIAFFAVAYVLIRYSYFLVKKA; the protein is encoded by the coding sequence ATGAAACAAGTATTTTTAAATTTTTTGAAAAAAATCCCTATCCCTATTTGTGGCCTAATTTTAGGTATGGTCTCCTTAGGAAATCTACTTTATTCCAAAGGATTCACATTTCTAGGAAATATTTTTGACCTTGTGGGTCTCTTTTTTATGTTTCTCATCATGTTGAAACTAATTTTTACGATGCGCCATCTACTGGAAGCTCTTAAAGATCCTATCGTTGGCTCAGTTTCCCCCACTTTCACCATGGCTTGGATGGTCATTTGTGTCTTTCTCAATAGGATTTTCCCCCACTCAAGTCTGGTTTACTTCATTTGGTTGTGTGCTATTTTCCTGCATTTTCTCTTAATGGCTTATTTTGTTGCTCTTCACATCTTACCGCAAAAGGTTGGAATGGTCCATGTCTACCCGAGCTGGTTTATTACCTTTGTGGGCTTGGGGGTTATCCCCAATACAGCAACAGTATTTAATATAGAAATTGGCCGTATCGTGCTTTGGCCTGCGCTTCTCTTCTATTTTATATTGCTCCCGATTATCACACATCGTATCTTTATTTTCAAGAAAATGCATGAGTCGACTCTTCCGCTCATCACCATTCTTACAGCGCCAGGATCTCTCTGTTTAGCAGCCTATCTCACTGTGACAGAAAGCAAATCAAATCTTTTTGTACTCTGTTTATTCTTGCTTTCACAGTTGATTTATCTTGCAACTGTGGTGCTCGTTATCCCTTTGCTCCGGCTCCCTTTTTATCCAAGCTACGCTGCCTTTACCTTCCCATTGGTCATTTCTGCTACTGCAGTTCATCTTATGGCTCAAAGTTATCCTGCCTTCACAGCCTTACTCACTCCTCTCTCCGTGATAGAACTTGTGATTGCCTTCTTTGCAGTTGCTTACGTTTTGATTCGTTATAGCTACTTTTTAGTCAAAAAAGCTTAA